The following proteins are encoded in a genomic region of Rhodoferax aquaticus:
- a CDS encoding EAL domain-containing protein, translating to MAPWSAFAKTRSANFGTPATDGDNSTVDSTPDLANFLHELGSNAGLIAFLVVIFHALTHASTATLAPQRRMRPYKLALLGVCFGLGTWLAMSSPLPLQKGVLVDAKTVVLGLAGAYLPLPSAAIAAAIALAYRAYLGGFGMEAGMLAMAGATVVGYAFKLGKTAVVARLGTLGWLLGLGGALAGLGIALLLVLPTPLRWTLLAQLWLPVSVMFPLGVLVFGALFEGVVHLQRREEELRIAAIAFESQEGMFVADAQWRILRVNRAFEAITGYSLQQALGQQPATLLGSGRHNAYFYAEMAQQVRTHGTWQGEVWDQHISGREYPVWLIITAVKGDEGSLTHYVATMTDITQRKASEAQIAKLAFYDALTQLPNRRLLMDRLAQAQLVGLRNGRKGALLFIDLDNFKSLNDTQGHDKGDALLQQVALRLRATVREADTVARLGGDEFVVMLEDLSEDRLEAANAAEMVGVKVLAALNHEYVLGELVHRSTPSVGVTLFGEQAESTDEPLKRADLAMYQAKTAGRNTLRFFDPQMQAAVTARVAMEQGLREAFAQGQFVLFYQPQVNVDGRVFGAEALVRWQHPERGLVPPGEFIGLAEETGQILALGHWVLETACWQLTYWAQQADMAHLSVAVNVTARQLQQRDFVEQVLAVLARTGAKPYRLKLELTESLLVTSVEDAIAKMAALKARGVGFSLDDFGTGYSSLAYLKRLPLEQLKIDQSFVRDILDDPNDAAIAKMVIALAENLGLNVIAEGVETPTQRAFLQAQGCMNYQGYLFSRPIPVSDFDAYVRSCVPA from the coding sequence ATGGCACCTTGGAGCGCATTCGCAAAGACACGCAGCGCGAATTTCGGTACCCCGGCAACTGACGGAGACAACAGCACTGTGGATAGCACCCCTGATCTGGCTAATTTTCTGCACGAGCTGGGCTCCAACGCCGGGCTGATTGCGTTTTTGGTGGTCATATTTCACGCCTTGACCCATGCATCGACCGCGACACTGGCGCCTCAGCGGCGCATGCGCCCCTACAAACTTGCGCTGCTGGGGGTTTGCTTTGGCCTTGGCACATGGTTGGCAATGTCGAGCCCATTGCCCTTGCAAAAGGGTGTGTTGGTCGATGCCAAAACCGTTGTGTTGGGCTTAGCGGGGGCCTACCTGCCACTGCCCAGTGCCGCCATAGCAGCCGCCATCGCTTTGGCCTACCGAGCTTACTTGGGCGGCTTCGGTATGGAGGCTGGCATGCTGGCTATGGCGGGCGCTACCGTAGTGGGATACGCGTTCAAGCTCGGCAAGACTGCAGTCGTTGCACGGCTTGGGACGCTGGGCTGGCTTTTGGGCCTGGGGGGCGCATTGGCGGGCTTGGGCATTGCATTGCTGCTGGTGCTGCCAACCCCCTTGCGCTGGACGCTCTTGGCCCAACTGTGGCTGCCTGTGAGCGTGATGTTTCCCCTGGGGGTGCTGGTATTCGGCGCACTGTTTGAAGGGGTTGTGCATTTGCAGCGGCGTGAAGAAGAGCTGCGCATCGCGGCGATTGCGTTTGAGTCGCAAGAGGGCATGTTTGTGGCCGACGCCCAATGGCGCATCTTGCGGGTGAATCGCGCGTTTGAGGCCATTACAGGGTACAGCCTCCAACAAGCCTTGGGCCAGCAGCCTGCCACCCTATTGGGTTCTGGGCGGCACAACGCCTATTTCTATGCAGAAATGGCGCAGCAAGTCCGTACCCATGGCACGTGGCAAGGTGAGGTCTGGGACCAGCACATCAGTGGGCGTGAGTACCCGGTCTGGCTCATCATCACGGCAGTCAAAGGCGATGAAGGAAGCCTCACGCACTACGTGGCCACCATGACAGACATCACGCAGCGCAAAGCCAGCGAAGCGCAAATAGCAAAATTGGCGTTTTACGATGCACTCACGCAGCTGCCCAACCGCCGCCTTCTGATGGACCGCCTTGCACAGGCGCAGCTGGTGGGACTTCGCAATGGCCGTAAAGGTGCCTTGCTATTCATCGACCTTGACAACTTCAAGTCACTCAACGACACACAGGGCCACGACAAAGGGGACGCACTGCTCCAACAGGTGGCCTTGCGGTTGCGCGCCACCGTGCGCGAAGCCGATACGGTGGCGCGCTTAGGCGGCGACGAATTTGTGGTCATGCTCGAAGACTTGAGCGAAGACCGCTTAGAAGCCGCCAACGCTGCAGAAATGGTGGGCGTCAAGGTGTTGGCTGCACTCAACCACGAGTATGTGCTGGGTGAGCTGGTGCACCGCAGCACACCGAGCGTTGGCGTGACCTTGTTTGGTGAGCAGGCAGAAAGCACGGACGAGCCGCTCAAGCGCGCCGACCTGGCCATGTACCAGGCCAAAACCGCAGGGCGCAACACACTGCGCTTCTTTGACCCCCAAATGCAAGCGGCCGTCACTGCGCGTGTGGCCATGGAGCAGGGCTTACGCGAGGCATTTGCCCAAGGGCAATTTGTGTTGTTTTACCAACCGCAGGTGAACGTGGATGGCCGAGTGTTTGGCGCGGAGGCCCTGGTGCGCTGGCAGCACCCAGAGCGTGGGCTGGTGCCACCCGGGGAGTTCATTGGGCTGGCAGAAGAAACAGGGCAAATCCTTGCGTTGGGCCATTGGGTGCTAGAAACAGCGTGCTGGCAATTGACCTACTGGGCCCAACAGGCGGACATGGCGCACTTATCGGTGGCGGTGAACGTGACCGCACGTCAGCTGCAGCAACGCGACTTCGTGGAGCAGGTCTTGGCGGTATTGGCCCGCACGGGGGCCAAGCCCTACCGCTTAAAGCTTGAGCTGACCGAAAGCCTCTTGGTCACCAGCGTGGAAGACGCCATAGCAAAAATGGCGGCGCTCAAGGCACGTGGCGTGGGTTTTTCGTTAGATGACTTTGGCACGGGCTACTCTTCACTCGCTTACTTGAAGCGCCTTCCGCTGGAGCAGCTCAAGATTGACCAAAGCTTTGTGCGTGACATATTGGATGACCCCAACGACGCGGCCATTGCAAAAATGGTCATTGCCTTGGCCGAGAACTTGGGGCTGAACGTCATTGCGGAGGGGGTTGAAACACCAACCCAGCGCGCATTCTTGCAAGCCCAGGGGTGTATGAACTACCAAGGTTACTTGTTTAGCCGCCCCATTCCTGTGTCGGATTTTGACGCGTACGTGCGCAGTTGCGTACCCGCTTAG
- a CDS encoding glycosyltransferase family 2 protein — translation MTTLVQGDTLKITTVVPAYKPQFLKYLLASLMQQTERPHQVIFSDDTEDLTFARALLLDPLKTALADLNVKVVQGPRKGAAANWRHCLQAWDVQTELVHVLCDDDYLFPQFYEQHRKAHESGRFSATVSRRYYADIDGVCLQCALEVPPEIASVGSRYLRIDAATLFPLVVPSCTNWLGEVSNMVMHREAATLLAFPSFDGIPFSGLEDIGSVLCASVQDPICYIAEHLGYFRMHPQQNTMQFTSRPVKLAVLAWGALAVIGRQRGLLNHKHAKVALAKSLFMAQEVFAADAEMKPFIDLIPAALAEQPQALTQWIALWNGFAAQS, via the coding sequence ATGACAACTCTAGTTCAGGGAGATACATTGAAAATAACGACAGTCGTACCGGCGTACAAGCCTCAGTTCTTGAAGTACTTGCTGGCAAGCCTCATGCAGCAGACCGAGCGACCCCACCAAGTGATTTTTTCTGATGACACAGAAGACTTGACGTTTGCCAGGGCTTTGCTGCTTGACCCCTTGAAAACGGCTTTGGCCGACTTAAACGTGAAAGTCGTACAAGGACCACGAAAAGGTGCGGCAGCCAATTGGAGGCACTGCCTCCAGGCCTGGGATGTGCAGACGGAGCTGGTGCATGTTTTGTGCGATGACGACTATTTGTTTCCACAGTTCTATGAGCAGCATCGCAAGGCTCACGAGTCTGGAAGGTTCAGCGCTACGGTCAGCCGCCGCTACTATGCCGACATAGACGGCGTCTGTCTTCAGTGCGCACTGGAGGTCCCCCCAGAAATTGCCAGCGTGGGGTCTCGGTATTTGCGCATAGATGCCGCAACCTTGTTTCCGCTGGTGGTGCCCAGTTGTACCAATTGGCTGGGTGAAGTTTCCAACATGGTGATGCACCGGGAAGCTGCAACCTTGCTTGCCTTTCCAAGTTTTGATGGCATTCCCTTTTCCGGGCTTGAAGACATCGGAAGTGTGTTGTGCGCGTCAGTGCAAGACCCTATTTGCTATATCGCAGAGCACCTAGGTTACTTTCGAATGCATCCCCAACAAAACACGATGCAGTTCACCTCTCGCCCCGTCAAACTGGCGGTACTTGCGTGGGGAGCGTTGGCGGTCATTGGGCGTCAGCGCGGATTGCTGAACCACAAGCATGCCAAGGTGGCGTTAGCGAAATCGCTGTTCATGGCGCAAGAAGTGTTTGCAGCAGATGCTGAGATGAAGCCTTTCATTGACTTGATTCCGGCCGCGTTGGCTGAGCAACCCCAGGCCTTGACTCAGTGGATTGCGCTGTGGAATGGCTTTGCGGCGCAGTCCTGA
- a CDS encoding substrate-binding periplasmic protein, translating to MKHPTPLPHRAALRGALHFAVVLWWASCSVGVGWAQAPQPLLLGTPSAEGTYGGSYIRRVYKEWFARLGIAMDIQMFPMARLTLELDKGRIDGDTARALAFGESHPKLLRVGEPVMDVGLALWATNPKVQIDRLEDLATSGLTVSYARGVLMCEQLLRPLVPLGRLVDVTGNVNALEMMYLGRLSVYCGADVSVISDAQESLPNRPPPIKVLDIGKPTPLFLYLQPKHAELVAPLTSTLKKMRTDGTLERIRKDTQREFRYPGN from the coding sequence TTGAAGCATCCAACCCCATTGCCCCACCGTGCCGCCTTGCGAGGTGCGCTGCACTTTGCGGTGGTGCTGTGGTGGGCTAGCTGTTCGGTTGGCGTAGGTTGGGCTCAAGCACCGCAACCTTTGTTGCTGGGTACCCCTAGTGCCGAGGGCACGTACGGGGGCAGCTACATACGGCGGGTGTACAAAGAGTGGTTTGCACGGTTGGGCATTGCCATGGACATTCAAATGTTTCCTATGGCACGGTTGACGCTAGAGCTAGACAAAGGCCGCATAGACGGTGACACCGCCCGGGCCCTCGCCTTTGGTGAAAGCCACCCCAAGTTGTTGCGGGTGGGGGAGCCCGTGATGGATGTAGGGCTGGCCTTGTGGGCGACCAACCCTAAAGTTCAAATCGACCGGTTGGAAGACTTGGCCACCTCGGGGTTGACGGTCAGCTATGCGCGAGGCGTACTGATGTGTGAACAATTGCTGCGGCCTTTGGTCCCTCTTGGGCGCTTGGTCGATGTGACCGGCAATGTCAACGCCTTAGAGATGATGTATTTGGGGCGTCTATCGGTTTACTGTGGCGCGGATGTCTCGGTCATCTCGGATGCCCAAGAAAGTTTGCCCAACCGTCCCCCTCCCATCAAGGTGCTAGACATTGGCAAGCCCACGCCTTTGTTTCTCTACTTGCAGCCTAAACACGCTGAACTGGTGGCACCATTGACGAGCACCCTGAAGAAAATGCGTACCGATGGCACCTTGGAGCGCATTCGCAAAGACACGCAGCGCGAATTTCGGTACCCCGGCAACTGA
- a CDS encoding diguanylate cyclase, with the protein MPERPPMGALRLTLPLKLIIAFGVVCAITLFQALAVWRNVSVIDSNLQRITDKLIPQNERVGALTVIILRASLETRHAMLMLNANKRKATIGEIRQLQAQAQQLVQEVGLNITSEEGRARYSAIQVTQNAFWAAAQQVLPLVEQGHIDEAVNLLETSIIPARNRFLDAVNAQKEWQIKLLDDETTASLERSHSTEVQVAVMSAVTAALGLVLVVLFMRQDQLIVTSTRDELTGLLNRREFTRLAQAELARVARVPGPTSLVMVDADYFKRINDRHGHPVGDEVLQQLAKKLLAGVRTLDVVARMGGEEFVLLLPHTDAQGALALAEKLRTSLAQTPLQLRNGEDLWISASFGVSSLPQGQAGTLEAMYASADKALYAAKANGRNRVEFHHGQGL; encoded by the coding sequence ATGCCAGAAAGGCCACCCATGGGCGCATTGCGACTCACACTGCCACTCAAGCTGATCATTGCCTTTGGTGTCGTGTGCGCGATCACGCTCTTTCAGGCACTGGCGGTTTGGCGCAACGTGAGCGTAATCGACAGCAACCTGCAACGCATCACAGACAAGCTGATTCCGCAAAATGAACGTGTCGGCGCACTCACCGTCATCATCTTGCGGGCATCTCTAGAAACCCGCCACGCCATGTTGATGCTGAACGCCAACAAGCGCAAAGCCACCATTGGGGAGATTCGGCAACTGCAAGCCCAGGCCCAACAATTGGTCCAAGAAGTGGGGCTTAACATCACATCCGAGGAGGGGCGCGCGCGGTATAGCGCCATACAAGTGACCCAGAACGCCTTTTGGGCTGCAGCGCAGCAGGTGCTACCCCTGGTCGAACAAGGCCATATTGATGAAGCGGTGAACCTGCTGGAAACCTCCATCATTCCTGCACGCAACCGGTTCTTAGACGCCGTCAATGCCCAAAAAGAGTGGCAAATCAAATTGTTAGATGACGAAACCACCGCGTCGCTAGAACGCAGCCACTCCACAGAGGTTCAGGTCGCGGTCATGTCTGCCGTTACCGCAGCGCTGGGGCTGGTTCTTGTGGTGCTCTTCATGCGGCAAGACCAGCTGATCGTCACCTCCACCCGGGACGAACTGACCGGGCTACTCAATCGCCGCGAGTTCACCCGTTTAGCGCAAGCCGAGCTTGCGCGCGTTGCCCGGGTACCTGGCCCCACCAGCTTGGTGATGGTGGATGCGGATTACTTCAAGCGCATCAACGACCGCCACGGCCACCCCGTAGGTGATGAGGTGCTTCAGCAACTGGCAAAAAAACTATTGGCGGGCGTGCGCACCTTAGATGTGGTGGCGCGCATGGGCGGCGAAGAGTTTGTGCTTTTGCTGCCCCACACCGATGCGCAAGGCGCTCTGGCGCTGGCCGAAAAGTTGCGCACCAGCCTTGCTCAAACGCCCTTGCAGTTACGCAATGGTGAGGACCTTTGGATCAGCGCCAGCTTTGGCGTCAGCAGCCTGCCGCAGGGGCAAGCCGGCACTCTGGAAGCCATGTATGCATCGGCGGACAAAGCCCTGTACGCGGCCAAAGCGAATGGGCGCAACCGGGTCGAGTTTCACCATGGGCAAGGCCTTTAG